In Alnus glutinosa chromosome 7, dhAlnGlut1.1, whole genome shotgun sequence, the sequence CCTATATAAAGATGTAGATGTCGTATGGCAAGGACGTTTAAGAAAAATTACCTTTGCTTGAAACAAATATTGGAGGCCCGATCCTCTTGAAGTGgtctcttctttctccttttttcctATTTCTATAATTTCTCTTTATAGAATCCATTGGATCTAATCATAGTTTAGAACATGAAAATCCATGACGGAAAGCAATTATGTAAAAAGAGAACCCAGCTACATAGTCGAGATCCCGGAGGTCGGTGTGGACGTCCTAGCGAAGATGCAAGAGAGGATCTCCAAGATTAACCCATCGTTGCCTGATGAGCCAGCCGTCGGTAAAAAACCTTGCATCTTTAGGCTTCCTTCGAGGTTCAAAGACATTAAAGCTTTGCCGTACGAGCCCCAAGTTGTCTCCATCGGACCCTACTGTCGCAACAACACTGACCTCAAGGAGATGGAGGAGCTCAAGTGGCTGTGCCTCGCCTACTTGATCAACGGTACTAACGAGAAACTTTGatgtgtttgttttgaataatattttactttttttcaaaaagaaattatattttattcaattttttttctcataaaatcAAACCTCATAATTCGCATAGTAAAATCGAATAATATTTGGAGGGAACAGCCAGACGGACCACTAAGTATGCTCTTGAAAGGAATGTGTTCACCGGAAAAGAAAGCCAGAGACTGTTATTCCGGAACTATCGATCCGATCGAATCGAATGACTTCCTCGAAATGATGGTGCTTGATGGTTGTTTTATAATCCAATTCCTTCTGTTCTTTGGTTCAAGGAATATTGGGAGAAAGGTATTGAGAGACCACCCTCTCGGCCGGATGGACAGGGACAGGGTAATGTTGCAGAAGATCTGCGCGGACTTGTTCATGCTTGAGAATCAGATCCCATATTTTGTTCTGGAactgttatttaaatttttcaggAATCCTTCGGGGGGCAGAGATGTGTCCTTGCCAATTTACGCCGTAACAACTTTTTCACAAACATTGGAAATTGGTTCATTCTATTTCGAGGCCGAAGACATTTCTGAATCCTACGGGGCCGAATGCTTGCATTTGCTGGATCTGGTTCGGTCAATTTTTATCCCACCGGACCTACCCTATCGTTATCGTAAAGAAAGATTCCCTTTCACACAAGAAAACTGGTACAGACCACTCCGTACTATTCCCCGCATCTCGCAGCTCCCTCGTGCAGGAATCATGGTCAATCCACGTAAAAAGGACAGATTCTTGGTAGTTCAATTCGTGAAATCGCTCGGTGTGATTGAGATGCCCAATTTAAGTCTCAATGAATTAATGTGCTCTTTCTTGGTGAACTGCGTGGCATTTGAGCAAAGCTACAATACCCATTCCAAGCACTTATCAGTCTACGCCCTTTTCTTGGACTGGCTTGTAAACACTGCTCAGGACGTCGAGTACCTTTGTGAGCACCGAGTCATTGATAATTACATGAGAACGATGCTGTTAGCTTCATCAACAATTTGGGCAAGGACTTGACCTTTGATTGGGATAACAATGAATTCTTGATGTTGTGCAGCGATGTCAACGACTATTATCGAAATAGGTTCTATCGGCAGTTGACGAGCTTCAAGGGTGAGTATTTTGACAAGCCATGGTTGTGGATTTCGGGATTCCTTGCCCTTGTGCTTTTAGTGCTTACGTTTTTGCAGACCTATTACACCATGCATCCTAATAATTAATACTAAAACTCTAAAACCTCCACTCCACTGTTTGAAATTTACTATGTTTCTTTTGACTTCTTGTATtgaacccatttt encodes:
- the LOC133872629 gene encoding UPF0481 protein At3g47200-like — protein: MCSPEKKARDCYSGTIDPIESNDFLEMMVLDGCFIIQFLLFFGSRNIGRKVLRDHPLGRMDRDRVMLQKICADLFMLENQIPYFVLELLFKFFRNPSGGRDVSLPIYAVTTFSQTLEIGSFYFEAEDISESYGAECLHLLDLVRSIFIPPDLPYRYRKERFPFTQENWYRPLRTIPRISQLPRAGIMVNPRKKDRFLVVQFVKSLGVIEMPNLSLNELMCSFLVNCVAFEQSYNTHSKHLSVYALFLDWLVNTAQDVEYLCEHRVIDNYMRTMLLASSTIWART